CACCACCGCGCAGCCCGCGCCGTGGGCCAGGGTGCGGCACAGCGGCTCGTGCGTGGCCACGCTGCCGATGGTGAAGCCGCCGCCATGGAAGTAGAGCAGGACCGGCAGGGCCGCATCGGCCTCGGGCGCATAGAGCCTGGCGGGCAGGCGTGCGCCGTCGCGCGTGGAAATCTCGAGTGCGGTCTCGCGCGGCAAGGGTGCGGGCCGCACGTCGAGCACGCCCGCGCTTTGCGCGTAGGCCGCGCGCGCCTCGTGGGGCGCGAGGGTGTGGAACGGCGGGTAGCCGGCGCGCTCGATGCGCTCGATGAGGCCGCGCATGGCCGGCGTGAGCCGATGGCGCGGTGGACGGGGGTGGGACATGCGTGCTTTGTCTTTTGGGCGACCGCCTTCGCGGGCGGCTTGCCTATAGTGCGCGGCGAAGCCCGAAACATAACCGGAGACACCCATGCCCCAGATCCTGTACGTGACAAACATCGTCATCGACTTCGGCGCGCTGGCCCAATTGCAGGCCGAGTGCGAGCGCATCGGCATGGGCCGGCCGCTGGTGGTGACCGATGCCGGCGTGAAGGCCGCGGGCCTGCTCGATCGTCTGCTGGCGGCCCTGCCGGGCCTGCGGCCCGTGGTGTTCGACCAGACCCCGTCCAACCCCACCGAGGCCGCGGTGCGCGCCGCGGCCGATCTGTACCGCTCGCAAGGCTGCGACGGCCTGATCGCGCTCGGCGGCGGCAGCGCCATCGACTGCGCCAAGGGCGTGGCCATTGCGGCCACACACGAAGGCCCGCTCAAGACCTACGCCACCATCGAAGGCGGCTCGCCCAGGATCACGGCCGCCGTGCCGCCGCTGATCGCGGTGCCCACCACCGCAGGCACCGGCAGCGAGGTCGCGCGCGGCGCCATCATCATCGTGGACGACGGCCGCAAGCTCGGCTTCCACAGCTGGCACCTGGTGCCCCGCACCGCCCTGCTCGATCCCGAGCTCACGCTGGGCCTGCCGCCGCTGCTCACGGCGGCCACGGGCATGGACGCCATCGCCCATTGCATGGAGACCTTCATGAGCGCGGCTTTCAACCCGCCGGCCGACGGCATCGCCCTCGACGGGCTGCGCCGCGGCTGGGCCCACATCGAGCGCGCCACCCGCAACGGCAACGACCGCGAGGCCCGCCTGAACATGATGAGCGCGAGCATGCAGGGCGCCATGGCGTTCCAGAAAGGCCTGGGTTGTGTGCACAGCCTCAGCCACAGCCTGGGTGGCATCAACCCCCGCCTGCACCACGGCACGCTCAATGCCGTCTTCCTGCCCGCGGTGATCGGCTTCAACGCCGCCACCGAATCGATGCAGAAAGAGCAGCGCCTCCAGCGCATGGCCGAGGCCATGGGTCTTGGATCCATCGGCGATGTGGCCGAGGCCGTGCGCGATATGGGCGCGCGGCTCGGCCTGCCGCCGGGGCTGCGCGCCATGGGCGTGGACCCGGGCGTGTTCGATCGCGTGATCGACGGCGCGCTGGCCGATCACTGCCACAAGACGAATCCCCGCCTGGCCACGCCCGAGGACTACCGCGAGATGCTCGAAGCGTCCTGGACCTGATTCACTTTTGACGTACATATCACCCCCCTAGATCACGAAAAACTGACGACTTTGGCAGTGCTTTAATCGCCTTTTCAGGTGAGGAAAGCCGTCATGCCCAAGCACAGCAATGGGGGCAGCGCGAGGCGCTGGCGCGATGCCCGCGACGCCGCGTCCCACGACGCCGCGTGGACCGCGGAAGAGTTCCGCTTCGGCGCGTTCGTGCTGCGCACGGACCGCCGCGAACTCCGATGCGAAGACATCGTGCGGCCCATGGAGCGGCGCTGTTTTGATCTCCTCGTCTACCTCCTGCGCCACGCCGGCCGTGTCGTGAGCAAGGAAGAGCTGCTCGACAACGTCTGGTCGAACCGCTTCGTGACCATGTCGGTGATCGCCCAGAGCGTGCTCAAGGTGCGCAAGGCACTGCGCCTGGCCGACGGCACCGACGGGCCATTGCGCACCGTGCACCGGGTGGGCTACCGCGTGGTGGGCGAGGTGCTGCACCGGCGCATCGAGCCCGCCGAGCTGCAGGCACCCTCGGGGGCCAAGGCCTGGAGCTGGGAAGAGCCCCGGCTGCGCAACATGCCCGGCGCGCCGGCCTGGCTGCCGTCGGCATTGGGCGCGTTCGGCGCCTGGGCCCTCAACAGCCACGGCATCGCCATCCACGGCACACCGCCCGAGCGCGGGCCGTTGCGCCCGCCCGAAGCGCGCTGCGAGGTGGCGCCAGGGCCCCAGGGGTTTGACGCCTGCCTCGACCTGCTCATCGAACCCTCATCGCCGGTGCGCCTGCGCGCGAGTTCGTCCTCGCCGTTCCAGGCGGTGTGGCGCGCGGCCGAGTCGGCGGCCTGGCTGGTGCGCCTGCAAGACATGCTTGCGAGCCCGTCCGACGCCTCTGAAGACATGCGCTGGGAGCGCCTGGCCTCGCTGTCGCACGCCACGCCGCCCACCCTGGGCGACGGCGGGCCCACGCTGTCCAGTGTTTGGACCATGCCGCTCGTGCAGTCCACGCCGGCCCAGCAGGCCGATCTGGTGATGGAGGCCGCGTGGCGCGGCGACCCGGCGGCGCTTTCGCAGGCGCTGCAGCTGCGCGACCAGGCCCACGCCACGGGCGACTCCGACACCGAGTCCTGGGCCGATCTCGCGGCCGCCCAGGCCGAATGGCACCGGGGCGACACCCGCGGCGTGGCCGCACGCGTGCAGCGCGCCATGGCCCGGCTCGCACGGCCGCACTGGCCGGTGCGGGCGCAGCGCGCGGCCGCGGTGGCCGCGCACCTGTTGTGCGCCACGCAATCGGTGGTGGACACGCCCGACTGGTGGCGTCAGGCCCTGCTGTCGCGCGACGTGGTGCCGACCTCCGCGGCGCGCCGCTGGTGGCTGTTGTCGCAGCTCGAGCACCGCCTGAGCGGCGGTGAAGTGGTCGAGCTCGCGGGCATCGAGCGCCTGGACGCCAGCATCGACGCCCTCGTCGCCACCGACGGGCTGCAGGCCCTGCTGCTCAACCTGTGCGGCATGCTCCGCGCCGAAGACGGTGAACTCAACCTCGCCTGGCAGCGCATGAAGCGGGCCCACGAACTGGCCCAGCGCTGCGGCTGGACGGGCATCCGCCCGCTGTGCCTGCTCACGCTGGGCGACCTCAGCGCACGCCTGGGCGAACACCCCACGCTCGACGCCTGCGTGGCCACGCTCGGGGCCGACCCCGCGCGCGACGAGCCGCGCCCGCAGGCCGTGCTCGCCTGGCTGCAGGCGCGGCGGCTGGCGCTGCACGCCCAGCACGCGAACGCCCTCCCCCTGATCGAAAAGGCCTGGCCCGCGCTCTCTCAGGCCGGCATCTGGTTCCGCGACGACGCCTGGCTGTTCGCGATCGACACCGCGCTGCAGGCCCGCTCGCGCCACGCGCTCATGCGCTGGCGCGGCCTGCTGCAGGCCCCCGAGGGCCCGACGGGACGATCGCGCACCGCGCTGCTCACGGCCGTCAACGCCTCGCTGGCCCTGCTCGAAGGCGACCCGGTGCGTGCGCAGGCGCTGATGGTGAGCGCCTGGCGCGGTGCCCCGCCCTCCACGGCCAAGCGGCTGCTGGCCATGGCCGCAGCCTCGGCCGCGCGCTGGCTGAGCGCGCCCCAGCCCGAGGTGTGTGAACAGGCCCTGTTGCACGCGGGCGCCTGGCTCAAGCTGTCGCCCGCGGGGCGCCGCCTGCGGCAGGTGCTGGGTGATCGGCCCGGCGAGGCCACGGCCGCGCGCGCGGGTGCGTCTCAGTCGGTCGGCGAGTCGGACGCCGACGCGTTCTGGGTCTGGGCCGCTTGAGGCGGCGGAGGCAGCGGCACGGCCGAGCCGATGTGCGGGCGGCCGCGGCGGCGCGCCAGCTCCACCTGGCGGTGGCGCTCGGCCAGCCGGGCCCGATCCTCGTCGCTGCGCTGGGCGTGGCAGTGCGGACAGCTCACCCCTTCCTGGTACAGCGGTGAACGGCGGTCCTCGTCGCTCAGCGGCCAGCGGCAGGAGCGGCACAGCGACGAGGCCCCGGGCCTGAGGCCATGGCCAACGCTCACGCGCTCGTCGAACACAAAACACTCGCCCTGCCAGCGGCTCTGCTCGGGCGGGACCTCTTCGAGGTACTTGAGAATGCCGCCCTCGAGGTGGTAGACGGACTCGAAGCCCTGCATCCGGAGCAGCGCGGTGGACTTCTCGCAGCGGATGCCCCCGGTGCAGAACATGGCGACGCGGGTCTTCTTGTCGGCCTGCAGCGCCTGCTGCTGCGCGAGCCAGGCCGGCAGTTCGGTGAAGCTGCGGATGCCCGGGTTGATCGCGCCCTCGAAGCTGCCGATCTTGACCTCGTAGTCGTTGCGCGTGTCGATGAGCAGCACGTCGGGCTGGCCGATCAGCGCGTTCCAGTCGGCCGGCTTCACGTACTCACCCACGGTGCGCGTGGGATCGAGCCCGGGCACGCCCAGCGTCACGATCTCGCGCTTGAGGCGCACCTTGAGGCGGTGGAACGGCGGCGTGGGCGACCACGATTCCTTGTGCTGAAGCCGCGCCAGGCGCGGGTCGCGGCGCAGCCAGTCGAGCACGGCGCGCACGCCCGCCTCGGGGCCGGCGATGGTGCCGTTGATGCCTTCGCGCGCCAGCAGCAGCGTGCCCTTGACGCCGTGCGAGGCGCACAGCGCCTGCAGGGGCTCGCGCCACTCGGCGTGGTCGGGCAGGTCGACGAACTGGTAGAGGGCGGCGGTGAGGTAGGCGGCGGTCACGGCGCGATTATCCCGCCCGGCAGGCCGCGGGCCGGGCGCGGTTCAGAGCGCTTCGACGCGCGACGGGTCGGGGCGCGCCAGCCACTCGCCCAGCTCGTCGGCCAGTTGCTGCGCGGCCTTCACGGCGGCCTGCCACACCGCCACGCGCGCGCCCAGGTCCTGGCCGTAGCGCTGGAAGTCGGTTCGGTCGGGCAGCTTGCCGTTGGGCAGCGTGCGCACCCAGGCCGGGTCGGGCGCGAGCACCAGCATGTGGTCGAGCGCGTCGCTGCTGCGGTGGCGCCGCTTCCAGGCCTTGTCGAGCCAGCCCGGCACCACCGCCTTCTGGAAGTGCGGGTAGAGCACGATCGGGGCCTCGGGCCTGGCGTGGTAGCGCAGGTGCAGGTGGTAGTCGGTGATGCCGCCGTCCCAGTAGGTGCCCTGGGGCGCGCCGGGGATGTCGGCCACGGGCCGCAGCACGAAGGGAATGGAGCAGCTCGCCTGCATGGCGGGCATGAAGTTGCCCGGGCCGAGCGGGATCTGGCGCGTGCGCAGGTCCTGCGTGCCGAAGGGCAGCGCGCTCACGCCGCCCAGTGGCGCATCGGGCGCTGAAAACACCACGCGCTCCATCCAGCCGCCCAGGGCCCGGCGGTGCAGCGCGTTGGCCGCGAAAGCGCCCATGTAGCCCAGCGGCGTGCGCCAGCGGCCGTCGCGCGCCAGCAGGCGCAGCCCGCGCGAGGTCACGATGTGCAGCCGCCAGCGCGGGTGCTGCAGCACCTCGTCCACGCGCCCGCCGTAGAAGGCCTGCAGGTTGGCCGAGAAGGCCTCGCTGACCTGCTGCGCCGTGAGGCGGCGCTGGCCCGGGGGCAGCTCGAAGTGCTGGTGGATGTAGTCGTGCTCGAGCCGCTCGAGCGCGGCCACCGGGTCGCGCAGGCAGGCCGTGCCCATGCGCCAGGCGCCGATGGAGGCGCCGATGAGGTGGATGGTCTGGGGCGCATCGCGCAGCCAGTGGCCGAACAGCAGCCGGTCGATGGGCCCGAGGATCAGGCCCTTGGGGCCGCCGGCGGCGGCCGGGATCACGCCCACATGGTCGGGGCGCAGGCCGTGGTCTCGCAGGTGTTGCAGGGCCAGGGGCCCGGCGTAGAGGCGCAGTGCTCGCATGGCGCGGATTGTCCGCGAGCCGCGGGCCTGCCGTCGGGGCCGCTGCTCAGTGCGCGACCGAATCCTTGTTGTTTGCGGCCGCGGGTTCTTCGGGCTCGTCGAAGTCGGTCTCGCGCGAGATCGAGGGAATGCGGTCGGCGACCACGGTGTCGGGGTCGATGCCCAGCACCAGGCCCACGGGATCGGGGTAGGTGTTGATCAGCAGCTCGCCGCGCATGTCCTGCTCCTCGGCGCGCGCGCGCCACGAGGCGATGTGGATCACGCCCGCGATCGGCTCGTACACGTCGTTGTCGAACGGCGCGGTCTGGTGTTCGATGGCGTTGATCATGCGGCGCGGGAACTTCCATTCGCGCGCCAGCGCGGCCCCCACCTCGGCGTAGCTGTAGCCGAACAGGCTGCGCTCGGCGCGGGCGCGCTTGAGGTCGAGCATGGGCACGGCGCGATCGAGCTCGATCATGGCCTCGGGCATGCCCACGTGCATCACGAGCTCGCCCACGCCGTGGATCAGGCCCGCGGTGAAGGCGGTGTTCTCGTCGATGCGGATCGGCAGCGCGATGTAGCGCGCCAGGTTGGCGGCATTGAGGCTGTAGCGCCAGAACTGGTTGAGGTTGACGCCACCGACGGTGTGGAAGCCTTCGCCCAGGGCGCTGGCCACGACCAGGGCGCGCACCTTGATCAGGCCCAGGATGTTCATGGCCTCGCGCGCATTGGTCACGTTGCGCGACAGACCGAAGAAGGCCGAGTTGGCGGTCTTGAGCAGCTTGGCCGTGAGCACCGGGTCTTCTTCGATCAGCGAGGCCACGCGCATCGGGTCCACGTCGGGCTGCTCGAAGGTGTCGATCAGCTGGCGCACGACCTTGGGGACCGACGGTAGGGCCTGAGGTTGCTTGAGGAGCTTTTCGAGGTTCATGGCAGTACCCGCAATTGAAGTGTGACCTGTTGCCTGCTTTATCGATGGACGGCAGGAGAACTTGAGGACTTTCGATTCAATCCACGAAGGCCGCGAGCGCGTCCTCGAACGACCACTCCTCGGGGTCCTTGCCCAGCACCGCGCCCAGATCGAGACCGAGCGAGATGCCGACCATGTCCGGGAAGGTCGCGGCCAGACCGCTGTCGTCGAGCTGGATCTCTTCGGCGCGCGCGCGCCACGAGGCCAGGTGCAGCACGCCCGCCAGCGGCTCGTAGACCTCGCCCTCGAAGGGCTCGGTCTGGTGCTTGAGCGCATTCACGATGGCTTCGGGGAAGTTCCAGCGCTCCACCATGCCGGCACCCACCTCGGCGTAGGTGTAGCCAAAACGGTTGCGTTCGGCGCTTGCGCGCTGCAGGTCCAGCGGCGGCGTGCCCATGTCGAGCGGACCGATGTCGTCGGGCATGGCGATGTGCATCACCAGATCGCCGATGGCGTGGATCAGGCCCGCGGTGTAGGCGTTGGCCTCGTTCAGGCGCAGCAGGCCCGCGAGCGACTTCGAGATGTCGGCCGCGCGCAGGCTGTAGCGCCAGAATTGCGGCAGGTTCACCCCGGGCACGTTCTTGAAGCTCGAGCCCAGCGCGGCCGCCATCACCAGCGAGCGCACGTGGGTCATGCCCAGCATGGCCACGGCCTCGTGGGCGTCGCCGATCTTGCGGCTGGCGCGAAAGAACGAGGAGTTGGACAGGCGCAGCACGCGCGTGGTCAGCGAGGGGTCCTGGGCGATCAGCTCGCCCACGCGGCGCGGGCTCGGATCGTCCTTGTTCATCTCCGACATGAGATCGGCGACGGTGCGCGACATCGCGGGCAAGGCGCCCGGGTAATTGAGCAGGGCTTGTAAGTCCATGGATTGACGCGCGAAGAGACCAGGAATTTCTTCCTGGGTCATCGGCAGATCGCGGCCGGACTTGATGGGGATTTGCCTACCGTCCAGCCGCCTGGCAGCGCCGTCTGTGCCCGCGCGGCGGGCCCCGCCCTCAGCGCTTGAGCTTCGCGAAGGCCGAGGCCATGGCCGACGGGGCCGCCGGCTCCTGGCGCCCGCGCCCGCCGCCGCGCGCCGGCTCGAAGCGGTTGTCGCGCGGGCCGTCGCCGCGCCGCGCGGGCATGGCGTCGAGCTTCATGGTGAGCGAGATGCGCTTGCGCGCCGCGTCCACCTCGAGCACCTTGACCTTCACGATGTCGCCGGTCTTCACGACCTCGCGCGCGTCGTTGACGAACTTGTGGCTGAGCTGGCTCACGTGCACCAGGCCGTCCTGGTGCACGCCCAGGTCGACGAAGGCGCCGAACTGGGCCACGTTGCTCACCGTGCCCTCGAGCACCATGCCCTCGCGCAGGTCGGCGATGTCTTCCACGCCCTCGTTGAAGCGCGCCACCTGGAAGTCGGGCCGCGGGTCGCGGCCGGGCTTCTCGAGCTCCTTGAGGATGTCCTTGACGGTGATCACGCCCACCGTCTCGTTGGCGAACAGCTCGGGGCGCAGCCTGCCCAGCATGTCGGCGCGGCCCAGCAGCGACTGCACGGGCTGGCCGGTGGTCTCGATGATCTTCTGCACCACCGGGTAGCTCTCGGGGTGCACGCCGGTCATGTCGAGCGGGTTGTCGCCGTCGCGGATGCGCAGGAAGCCCGCCGATTGTTCGAAGGTCTTGGCGCCCAGGCCGCTCACCTCGAGCAGTTGCTGGCGGCTGCGGAACGCGCCGTGCGACTCGCGCCAGCGCACCACCGCCTTGGCCACCGCGCCCGACAGGCCCGACACGCGCGAGAGCAGCGGCACGCTCGCGGTGTTCAGGTCCACGCCGACCGCGTTCACGCAGTCTTCCACCACCGCGTCGAGTTGGCGCGCGAGCTCGCTCTGGTTCACGTCGTGCTGGTACTGGCCCACGCCGATGCTCTTGGGGTCGATCTTCACCAGCTCGGCGAGCGGGTCCTGCAGGCGGCGCGCGATGCTCGCGGCGCCGCGCAGGCTCACGTCCACATCGGGCATTTCCTGGCTCGCGAACTCGCTGGCCGAGTACACCGACGCGCCCGATTCGCTCACCACCACCTTCTGCGCGCCCGGGTGGCGCTTGAGCAGGTCGGCCGCGAGCTTGTCGGTCTCGCGGCTCGCGGTGCCGTTGCCGATGGCGATGAGCTGCACGCCGTGCTTCGCGCACAGCTGGCCCAGGGTGTGCAGCGCGCCGTCCCAGTCGCGGCGCGGCTCGTGCGGGTACACCGTGGCCGTGTCCACCAGCTTGCCGGTGGCGTCCACCACCGCCACCTTCACGCCGGTGCGGATGCCCGGGTCCAGGCCCATCACCACCTTGGGGCCGGCCGGTGCGGCCAGCAGCAGGTCGCGCAGGTTGTTGCCGAACACCTGGATCGCCACCGCCTCGGCGCTCTCGCGCAGGCGCGCGAACAGGTCGCGCTCGCTGGAGAGGCTGAGCTTGACGCGCCAGGTCCAGGCCACGCACTTGCGCAGCAGGTCGTCGGCCCGGCGGCCCTGGTGGCGCCAGCCCAGGTGCAGGGCGATGCGGCCTTCGGCCAGGCTGGGCTGGCCGGGCACCGCCTCTTCGGGCAGGGTCAGCTTGGCGTCGAGCAGTTCGAGCGTGCGGCCGCGGAACACCGCGAGCGCGCGGTGCGAGGGCACGCGCGCGATCGGCTCGCTGTAGTCGAAGTAATCGCGGAACTTGGCGACCTCGGGCGCGTTTTGATCCTTGCCCGCCACGAGCTTGCTGGTGAACAGGCCCTCGGCCCAGAGCCATTCGCGCAGCGCCTTCACGAGCGTGGCGTCTTCGGCCCAGCGCTCGGAGAGGATGTCGCGCACGCCGTCGAGCACGGCGGCGGTGGTGGTGAAGTCGCTGCCGTCCTCGCCCTTCTCGGCCTTCACGTAGGCCGCGGCTTCGGCCGCGGGGTCGAGCGTGGGGTCGGCCCAGAGCGCGTCGGCCAGCGGCTCGATGCCCGCTTCGCGCGCGATCATGCCCTTGGTGCGGCGCTTGGGCTTGTAGGGCAGGTACAGGTCTTCGAGCTCCTGCTTGGTCGGCACGGCCTCGATCGCGGCGCGCAGTTCGGGCGTGAGCTTGCCCTGCTCCTCGATGCTCTTGAGCACCGTGGCGCGGCGGTCTTCGAGCTCGCGCAGGTAGGCCAGCCGGCCGTCGAGTTCGCGCAGCTGCACGTCGTCGAGGCCACCGGTGGCTTCCTTGCGGTAACGGGCGATGAAGGGGACGGTGGCGCCACCGTCGAGCAGGTCCACGGCGGCCTGCACCTGGGATTCGCGGACCTTCAGGTCCTGCGCGATCTGCGCAACGATCTTCTGCATGTCTCGGGTCGAAGCGGTGGCGGCCGACGGCGGGGCCGGCCGGCCACGGGGAAAGCGCGCGAGTGTGCCACAGCACCCGCGGCCCGCCATTCGAAAACGCCCGGGCGCGGCGGTCGCGGCAAGCCCCGGCGCGGGCCGGGCACTTGTTCACGCGCAGCGGTCCGAAATACTGCCGTAGCAGTATCCGGAGGGCCGTATGCCCTGCCTAGCATCCCGCGGTTTCAGCCACCGCCCGCCATGAAATCCCACGCGTTGCCCAAAGTGCTGTGTGTCGACGACGAGCCTGCCCTGCTGCGCGCGCTGCGCTGGCAATTGAGCCGGGAATTCGAAGTGGCCGTGGCCTCGGACGGCGCGCAGGCGCTGGCGCTGCTGCGCGGCGACCGCTTCGACGTGATCCTGTCGGACCAGCGCATGCCCGGCATGAGCGGCACCGAGTTCCTGCAGCAGGCCAAGGTGCTGTCGCCCCATTCCGTGCGGCTCTTGCTCACCGGGTACGCCGATTTCAACGCGGTGGTGGCCGCGATCAACGAGGGCGATGTGTTCCGCTTCATCAGCAAACCCTGGGACACCCAGAAGCTGCTGCAGGCCGTGCAGGAGGCCGCGCGGCTGGCGCGCATGAGCCGCATGGGCTGGAGCGATTTCCAGGCCACCGCACCCGACACGCTCGCCGAGCACTTGCCCGAGCTGCTGCTGGTGCAGGCCGATGCGGCGCTGGCCGCGCTTTGCCAGGACGCCTGCGAGGGCCTGGCCCGCCCCCTGGCGGCCGACGACGCCGCCGATGCGCTCACGCTGCTGGCCCAGCGCCGCGTGGCCGTGGTGCTCGTGCAGCAGGTGCCCCTGTCGGGCGACACCGCGGCCCTGGTGCGCGCGCTGCGGCGGCGCCAGCAGCGCCCGGCGGTGGTGGTCTGCAGCGCCTCGCAGGACGCGCTGGGCCTGCAGCACCTGATCAACGAAGGCCTGATCCACCGCTTCGTCACCCTGCCCACCACCCGCGACAGCCTGCGCCGCGCGATCGAGGGCGCGCTGCAGCGCCACCGGCCGGTGGCCGTGCCGTTGCCGGAGCCCGAGCCCGACGAGGCCGCTGGTGGTCCCGATTCCGTGCCGCCGGCGGCCAGCGCCCGGCCAGGCTGGCGCGAATGGCTGGTACGCTGGCGTGCCCCGGGCCGGCGATGATCGCGCCCGATGCAGAACCCGCTGTTCCCCGATCCCGATGCGCCGCCGCCGGCGCCCGCCCGCGGCGTGCAGCCCGCTGAGCACGGGCCGGCGCTGCGCACGCTCGCCCAGGCCCTGCCGCCGCGGCTGCGCCTGGGCAGCTCCTCGTGGAGCTACCCGGGCTGGGCCGGCATCGTGTGGGCGCGCGAGTACGCCGAGTCCACGCTGGCCCGGCAGGGCCTGTCGGCCTACGCGCAGCACCCCTTGCTGCGCACCGTGGGCATCGACCGCGGCTTCTACCGCCCGCTCACCGAGGCCGAGTACGCGCGCTACGCGGCCCAGGTGCCGGCGGACTTCCGCTTCGTGGTGAAGGCCCCGGCCCTGGTGACCGACGCGCTGGTGCGTGGCGAAGACGGCCAGGGCCGCCAGCCCAACCCGCTGTTCCTCGACCCGGCGGCGGCCGTGCAGGCCTTCGTGCAGCCCGCGCTCGCGGGCCTGGGCGAGCGCACCGGCCCCCTGGTGTTCCAGCTCAGCCCCCTGCCTTTCGCGCAGCTGCAACGCCTGCCGCACGTGCTCGAGCGCCTGCGCGCGCTGCTCCAGGCGCTGCCCGACGTGCGCAGTGCCACGCCCGATGGCGTGATCGCGGTCGAGGTGCGCAACCCCGAATGGCTGTCGCCCGAGGTCGCGCCCGCGCTGGCCGCGGTGCTGCGCGACAGCGGCGCCACCTACTGCCTGGGCCTGCACGCCAAGATGCCGCGCCTGGCCGAACAGCTGCCGCTGCTGCGTGCGCTCTGGCCGGGGCCGCTGGTGTGCCGCTGGAATCTCAACCCGCTGCACGGCGCGTACGGCTATGAAGACGCGCAACGCGAGTACGCACCCTACGACCGCATCCACGACGTGGACGAAGACACGCGCGCGCTGCTGGTGCGCACGCTGCGCGGCGTCACGGGCGCGGGGCAGAACGCCTTCGTCACCATCAGCAACAAGGCCGAAGGCTGCGCGCCGCTGTCGGCGCAGGCGCTGGCCGAGGCACTGGCCGGGGCGCCCGCGCGGGGCTGATCAGCCGGCGCGCAGCGCCTGGCGCAGTTGCTCGCCCACCTCGGGCCGCTCCAGGAAAGGGTCGGGCGGGTTGGTGGCGTTCACGATGGCCTCCATGCGCGAGCGCACGTTGCCCAGCGCCCGGGGGTGGCTGAAGATGTAGAAGCGGTCCTCGCGCAGCGCGTCGAACACGCGGCCGGCCACCTCGGCCGCCGTGACCTTGCCCGAGCTCACGGCCTTGTCGGTCATGGCCTGGCCGATCAGCTGGCTGCGGGTGGGCTTCTCGTCGGCCAGTTCGGCGGGCTTGTTGCGGTGGCTCTGACTGATGCCCGTGGGCACAAAGTACGGGCACAACACGCTCGCGCCGATCTGGTCGGTGACCAGGCGCAGGTCCTGGTAGAGCGTTTCGCTGAAGGCCACCACCGCGTGCTTGGCCACGTTGTAGATGCCCATGTTGGGCGGGGTGAGCAGGCCCGCCATACTCGCGGTGTTCACGATGTGGCCGCGCCACTGCGGGTCGGCCTTGGCGGCGGCCAGCATCATCGGGGTGAACAGTCGCGTGCCATGGATCACGCCCCACAGGTTCACGCCCAGCACCCACTCCCAGTCCTTGACCGAGTTCTCCCAGATCATGCCGGCCGAGCCCACGCCTGCGTTGTTGAAGACGAAGTGCGGTGCGCCGAAGGTGGTGTGCACGTCGCGCGCCAGGGCATCCATCTGCGCGGCGTCGGACACGTCGACGCGGCGCGCCAGCACCTTCACGCCCGCGGCCTTCATCTCGGCCTCGGCGCGTTCGAGCGCGTCGGCCTGCACGTCGACCAGCACCAGGTTCATGCCCAGGCCCGCGCCGATGCGCGCGCATTCGAGCCCGAAGCCCGAGCCCGCGCCCGTGAGCACCGCGGTCCGGCCGGCAAAGTCCTGCATCATGGTTGTGTCTCCTCGTTGGGTTGTGGGGGTCAGCGGCGCAGCATCTCGATGTGGTCGATGCCGTCCTCCAGGTAGATGTCGCCATCGCGCACGAAGCCGTGCTGCTCGT
This is a stretch of genomic DNA from Hydrogenophaga crocea. It encodes these proteins:
- a CDS encoding rhodanese-related sulfurtransferase; this encodes MTAAYLTAALYQFVDLPDHAEWREPLQALCASHGVKGTLLLAREGINGTIAGPEAGVRAVLDWLRRDPRLARLQHKESWSPTPPFHRLKVRLKREIVTLGVPGLDPTRTVGEYVKPADWNALIGQPDVLLIDTRNDYEVKIGSFEGAINPGIRSFTELPAWLAQQQALQADKKTRVAMFCTGGIRCEKSTALLRMQGFESVYHLEGGILKYLEEVPPEQSRWQGECFVFDERVSVGHGLRPGASSLCRSCRWPLSDEDRRSPLYQEGVSCPHCHAQRSDEDRARLAERHRQVELARRRGRPHIGSAVPLPPPPQAAQTQNASASDSPTD
- a CDS encoding HDOD domain-containing protein, yielding MDLQALLNYPGALPAMSRTVADLMSEMNKDDPSPRRVGELIAQDPSLTTRVLRLSNSSFFRASRKIGDAHEAVAMLGMTHVRSLVMAAALGSSFKNVPGVNLPQFWRYSLRAADISKSLAGLLRLNEANAYTAGLIHAIGDLVMHIAMPDDIGPLDMGTPPLDLQRASAERNRFGYTYAEVGAGMVERWNFPEAIVNALKHQTEPFEGEVYEPLAGVLHLASWRARAEEIQLDDSGLAATFPDMVGISLGLDLGAVLGKDPEEWSFEDALAAFVD
- a CDS encoding HDOD domain-containing protein, with the translated sequence MNLEKLLKQPQALPSVPKVVRQLIDTFEQPDVDPMRVASLIEEDPVLTAKLLKTANSAFFGLSRNVTNAREAMNILGLIKVRALVVASALGEGFHTVGGVNLNQFWRYSLNAANLARYIALPIRIDENTAFTAGLIHGVGELVMHVGMPEAMIELDRAVPMLDLKRARAERSLFGYSYAEVGAALAREWKFPRRMINAIEHQTAPFDNDVYEPIAGVIHIASWRARAEEQDMRGELLINTYPDPVGLVLGIDPDTVVADRIPSISRETDFDEPEEPAAANNKDSVAH
- a CDS encoding winged helix-turn-helix domain-containing protein, whose amino-acid sequence is MPKHSNGGSARRWRDARDAASHDAAWTAEEFRFGAFVLRTDRRELRCEDIVRPMERRCFDLLVYLLRHAGRVVSKEELLDNVWSNRFVTMSVIAQSVLKVRKALRLADGTDGPLRTVHRVGYRVVGEVLHRRIEPAELQAPSGAKAWSWEEPRLRNMPGAPAWLPSALGAFGAWALNSHGIAIHGTPPERGPLRPPEARCEVAPGPQGFDACLDLLIEPSSPVRLRASSSSPFQAVWRAAESAAWLVRLQDMLASPSDASEDMRWERLASLSHATPPTLGDGGPTLSSVWTMPLVQSTPAQQADLVMEAAWRGDPAALSQALQLRDQAHATGDSDTESWADLAAAQAEWHRGDTRGVAARVQRAMARLARPHWPVRAQRAAAVAAHLLCATQSVVDTPDWWRQALLSRDVVPTSAARRWWLLSQLEHRLSGGEVVELAGIERLDASIDALVATDGLQALLLNLCGMLRAEDGELNLAWQRMKRAHELAQRCGWTGIRPLCLLTLGDLSARLGEHPTLDACVATLGADPARDEPRPQAVLAWLQARRLALHAQHANALPLIEKAWPALSQAGIWFRDDAWLFAIDTALQARSRHALMRWRGLLQAPEGPTGRSRTALLTAVNASLALLEGDPVRAQALMVSAWRGAPPSTAKRLLAMAAASAARWLSAPQPEVCEQALLHAGAWLKLSPAGRRLRQVLGDRPGEATAARAGASQSVGESDADAFWVWAA
- a CDS encoding phospholipase — encoded protein: MRALRLYAGPLALQHLRDHGLRPDHVGVIPAAAGGPKGLILGPIDRLLFGHWLRDAPQTIHLIGASIGAWRMGTACLRDPVAALERLEHDYIHQHFELPPGQRRLTAQQVSEAFSANLQAFYGGRVDEVLQHPRWRLHIVTSRGLRLLARDGRWRTPLGYMGAFAANALHRRALGGWMERVVFSAPDAPLGGVSALPFGTQDLRTRQIPLGPGNFMPAMQASCSIPFVLRPVADIPGAPQGTYWDGGITDYHLHLRYHARPEAPIVLYPHFQKAVVPGWLDKAWKRRHRSSDALDHMLVLAPDPAWVRTLPNGKLPDRTDFQRYGQDLGARVAVWQAAVKAAQQLADELGEWLARPDPSRVEAL
- a CDS encoding iron-containing alcohol dehydrogenase, which gives rise to MPQILYVTNIVIDFGALAQLQAECERIGMGRPLVVTDAGVKAAGLLDRLLAALPGLRPVVFDQTPSNPTEAAVRAAADLYRSQGCDGLIALGGGSAIDCAKGVAIAATHEGPLKTYATIEGGSPRITAAVPPLIAVPTTAGTGSEVARGAIIIVDDGRKLGFHSWHLVPRTALLDPELTLGLPPLLTAATGMDAIAHCMETFMSAAFNPPADGIALDGLRRGWAHIERATRNGNDREARLNMMSASMQGAMAFQKGLGCVHSLSHSLGGINPRLHHGTLNAVFLPAVIGFNAATESMQKEQRLQRMAEAMGLGSIGDVAEAVRDMGARLGLPPGLRAMGVDPGVFDRVIDGALADHCHKTNPRLATPEDYREMLEASWT